Proteins encoded together in one Psychrobacter sp. 28M-43 window:
- a CDS encoding YheV family putative metal-binding protein, producing the protein MRYQSPSPKRRFLAGVRCPKCQEMDAVVQVNIVIPAPDEYIECTQCGHTEHRPDPDAISAKNHLEDQIARDAMATGTSGTVKFKS; encoded by the coding sequence ATGCGTTATCAATCACCTAGTCCCAAGCGCCGATTTTTAGCAGGGGTACGTTGTCCGAAATGTCAGGAGATGGACGCTGTGGTGCAAGTCAATATCGTCATCCCAGCCCCAGATGAGTATATTGAATGCACTCAGTGCGGACACACAGAGCACCGCCCCGATCCTGATGCCATTAGTGCCAAGAACCACTTAGAAGATCAGATAGCTCGTGATGCGATGGCGACTGGCACTAGTGGTACCGTGAAATTTAAATCTTAG